In candidate division KSB1 bacterium, a single window of DNA contains:
- the ispG gene encoding (E)-4-hydroxy-3-methylbut-2-enyl-diphosphate synthase produces MHPQPQYCDSPFFYRRRVTHEVKVGDVGIGGNNPIRVQSMTIADTMDTAATVKEVVALVEAGCEIVRITAPSLHEAENLKNIKAELRRQNIRVPLVADIHFTPNAALIAADIVEKVRINPGNYADKKKFAIWEYTDAEYQGELERVAARFSPLVKKCKANGVAMRIGVNHGSLSDRIMNRFGDTPAGMVESALEFIRICEAHGYRDLVISMKSSNPQVMIQAYRLLAARMNELGMTYPFHLGVTEAGDGEDGRIKSAVGIGSLLEDGIGDTIRVSLTEDSIYEIPVAQALVQKFNERRKKSTVSSFLPLPISETDHWQKVDPYAYNRRESLRLNLGESSFGGKELVRVGLALDEKNLTDEALRAAGLVKKNISLPVLGALPANDDATPAEFIEIKSGNGRECHSGGIFFQASPVRDYKKDGSSMAWWLSGGAISPAPMIWVDGDSLQVAEFNTLVKEAQNHHQSLEIKFSTAALANGSAFEKLPCLVKAAHEEDFQSWSVGIDLRAGAIGEVGLARAFVAHLDKLGANVPIIWRYQVPANYSNWLTDASAQIGSLLCDGFGDALMIYGDLPLSHALRFGFNLLQATRLRISKTEFISCPSCGRTQFNLQTTTERIKQKTGHLKGVKIAIMGCIVNGPGEMADADFGYVGTGPKKINLYVGKEIVERNIPEELADEKLIELIKQHGKWVEPVQGANGN; encoded by the coding sequence ATGCACCCACAACCGCAATACTGCGATTCCCCATTTTTTTATCGCCGTCGTGTCACGCATGAAGTGAAAGTCGGCGACGTTGGCATCGGCGGCAATAATCCCATTCGCGTGCAGTCGATGACGATTGCCGATACGATGGACACCGCCGCGACCGTCAAAGAAGTCGTCGCGCTGGTCGAAGCCGGCTGCGAGATCGTCCGCATCACCGCGCCGTCGCTGCACGAGGCGGAGAATCTGAAAAACATCAAAGCCGAGCTGCGTCGGCAAAATATCCGCGTGCCGCTCGTCGCCGATATTCATTTCACGCCGAACGCCGCGCTGATTGCGGCGGACATCGTCGAGAAGGTTCGCATCAATCCGGGCAACTATGCGGATAAAAAGAAATTCGCGATTTGGGAATACACCGACGCCGAATATCAGGGCGAATTGGAGCGCGTCGCCGCGCGTTTCTCGCCGTTGGTGAAAAAGTGCAAAGCCAACGGCGTCGCCATGCGCATCGGCGTCAATCACGGCTCGCTCTCCGATCGCATCATGAACCGTTTCGGTGACACCCCCGCCGGCATGGTGGAATCGGCGCTGGAGTTCATTCGCATCTGCGAAGCGCACGGCTATCGCGATCTCGTCATCTCGATGAAATCCTCGAACCCGCAGGTGATGATTCAGGCCTATCGCCTGCTGGCGGCGCGGATGAACGAGCTGGGCATGACCTATCCCTTTCACCTTGGCGTCACCGAGGCCGGCGACGGCGAAGACGGCCGCATCAAATCCGCCGTCGGCATCGGTTCGCTGCTGGAAGATGGCATCGGCGACACCATTCGCGTCTCGTTGACGGAAGATTCGATTTATGAAATTCCAGTGGCGCAGGCACTCGTGCAAAAGTTCAATGAACGGCGGAAAAAATCCACGGTGTCCTCCTTCCTTCCGCTGCCAATATCCGAAACGGATCATTGGCAAAAAGTCGATCCGTATGCGTATAACCGCCGCGAATCTTTACGCCTGAATTTGGGCGAGAGTTCATTCGGCGGCAAGGAACTGGTGCGGGTGGGATTGGCCCTGGATGAAAAAAATTTGACTGATGAGGCGCTGCGCGCCGCCGGCCTGGTGAAAAAAAATATCAGCCTGCCGGTTTTAGGCGCATTGCCGGCGAACGATGACGCCACCCCGGCCGAGTTCATTGAGATCAAATCCGGCAACGGCAGAGAATGTCATTCAGGAGGAATTTTTTTTCAAGCCAGTCCAGTGCGGGATTATAAAAAAGATGGTTCCAGCATGGCATGGTGGTTGAGCGGCGGAGCGATTTCGCCAGCGCCGATGATTTGGGTGGATGGCGATTCCCTTCAAGTAGCTGAATTTAACACGCTGGTCAAAGAAGCGCAAAATCATCACCAGTCACTGGAAATCAAATTTTCAACCGCCGCCCTCGCCAATGGCAGCGCTTTTGAAAAATTGCCGTGTCTCGTGAAAGCGGCACATGAAGAAGATTTTCAGAGCTGGTCGGTCGGCATCGACCTGCGCGCCGGCGCGATTGGCGAAGTCGGACTGGCCCGTGCCTTTGTGGCCCATCTCGACAAACTCGGCGCCAACGTGCCCATCATCTGGCGTTATCAAGTTCCGGCGAATTATTCCAACTGGCTCACCGACGCCAGCGCGCAAATCGGCAGCTTGCTCTGCGACGGCTTCGGCGACGCGCTGATGATTTACGGCGATCTTCCTTTATCTCACGCCTTGCGTTTTGGTTTTAATCTTCTGCAAGCGACACGGCTGCGCATTTCCAAAACCGAATTTATTTCCTGCCCGAGCTGCGGTCGCACGCAGTTCAATTTGCAAACCACCACCGAGCGCATCAAACAAAAGACCGGCCATCTCAAAGGCGTGAAAATCGCCATCATGGGCTGCATCGTCAACGGCCCCGGGGAAATGGCCGACGCTGATTTCGGCTACGTTGGCACCGGCCCGAAGAAGATCAATTTGTACGTCGGCAAAGAAATTGTGGAAAGGAACATTCCCGAAGAACTGGCGGATGAAAAATTGATTGAGCTGATCAAGCAGCACGGGAAGTGGGTGGAGCCGGTGCAAGGGGCAAATGGCAATTAG
- a CDS encoding PaaI family thioesterase, translating into MKQKAFQDYYPDHLSHCYGCGRLNEHGLQIKSYWDGEESVCLVQPKPYHTAIPGYVYGGFIASIIDCHGTGTAAAAAYRAEGREMDTDPPLRFVTAALRVDYLHPTPLGVPLQVRGTVREIKGKKVVVAATVSASGKICARGEVVAVKMPEDLMPPS; encoded by the coding sequence ATGAAACAAAAAGCCTTTCAGGATTATTACCCCGATCATCTCAGCCATTGCTACGGCTGCGGCCGACTCAATGAGCATGGCCTGCAAATCAAGAGTTATTGGGATGGCGAAGAGTCGGTTTGTCTCGTTCAACCAAAACCTTATCATACCGCCATTCCAGGCTATGTTTATGGCGGTTTCATTGCGTCGATTATCGACTGCCATGGCACCGGCACGGCTGCGGCGGCAGCTTATCGCGCCGAAGGAAGAGAAATGGATACCGACCCGCCGCTGCGCTTCGTGACGGCGGCGTTGCGCGTCGATTATCTCCATCCCACCCCGCTCGGCGTACCGCTGCAAGTGCGAGGCACGGTCAGGGAAATCAAAGGCAAAAAAGTTGTGGTGGCGGCGACGGTTTCAGCGAGCGGAAAAATTTGCGCGCGCGGTGAAGTCGTGGCGGTCAAGATGCCGGAGGATTTGATGCCGCCATCTTGA
- a CDS encoding insulinase family protein, whose amino-acid sequence MTEIEDTMTIHGFELIRQQEISELKTQARLFRHLKTGAQLLALENDDENKVFGITFRTPPQDSTGIAHIMEHSVLCGSRKFPVKEPFVELIKGSLNTFLNAFTYPDKTCYPVASTNLQDLYNLIDVYLDAVFYPRLTPFTLQQEGWHYELEKPEAPLAFKGVVFNEMKGNYSSPDRLLGEYSQRALFPNHTYGVDSGGDPKHIPDLTFEQFMAFHQKYYHPSNAYIYFYGDDHSDERFRLVNDYLKDFDRADPASEIPLLPPFDQPKKFTYTFDAGEDAASGKKARVAVNWLLTETTDREKTLALKILTHVLIGTPASPLHKALIDSGLGEEVTGGLESDLRQMYFSAGLIGIAAAEADKVEALIDDTLRRLAEDGIDPQTIEASLNTFEFRLRENNTGSFPRGLSLMLRALTTWLYDGDPLAPLTFEAPLEAIKARLAAKERFFENMIRRHFLQNRHRATVILAPDAEAGKRDEAAEKERLAKARAAMSEVDLQNTIRNTQELKRRQMTPDPPEALATIPRLKLSDVDKFNKKIPLAVIEKNQHKILYHDLFTNGIFYLDLGFDLHALPQELLPYLPLFSRCLTQIGTEKENFVQLLQRIGQKTGGIGTSRYISALPHAEASTAWLFVRAKAMRHQLDDLLAILRDILLTVKLDDRERFRQMVLEKKASVESSLVPGGSGFVSTRLNARFSEAGWLEEQMGGVSYLFFLRQLEKDVEANWPKVLAALEQIRHALLARERLICNVTVDEANYKYFEPKLTAFLETLPSRPAPLAKWTPAYRREFEGLTIPAQVNYVGKAANLYKLGYEFHGSALVISNYLRTTWLWERVRVQGGAYGGSCSFGRRSGVLTFTSYRDPNLVATLENYDGAGKFLRVVELSDEELTKSIIGTIGDLDAYQLPDAKGYTSMARYLAGETEEERQQLRDEVLSTAVKDFRRFAEVLEQVKQHGQVVVLGSPQAIAAANAGRQDWLKVTKVL is encoded by the coding sequence ATGACCGAAATCGAGGACACAATGACCATTCATGGTTTTGAATTAATCCGCCAGCAGGAAATTTCCGAGTTAAAAACCCAGGCCAGGCTTTTCCGCCATCTCAAAACCGGCGCGCAATTGCTGGCGCTGGAAAATGACGACGAGAACAAAGTCTTCGGCATCACCTTCCGCACGCCGCCGCAGGATTCCACCGGCATCGCGCATATCATGGAACACTCGGTGCTCTGCGGCTCGCGCAAATTCCCGGTGAAAGAGCCGTTCGTCGAATTGATCAAAGGCTCGCTCAACACCTTTCTCAACGCCTTCACCTATCCCGACAAAACCTGCTATCCGGTGGCGAGCACGAATTTGCAGGATTTGTACAATCTCATTGACGTTTATCTCGACGCGGTGTTTTATCCGCGGCTCACGCCGTTCACGCTGCAGCAGGAAGGCTGGCACTACGAGCTGGAAAAACCCGAGGCGCCGCTCGCCTTCAAGGGCGTGGTGTTCAATGAAATGAAAGGCAACTACTCCTCGCCGGATCGCTTGCTGGGCGAATATTCGCAGCGCGCGCTGTTTCCCAATCACACCTACGGCGTTGATTCCGGCGGCGATCCCAAACACATTCCGGATTTGACCTTCGAGCAGTTCATGGCGTTTCATCAAAAGTATTATCATCCCTCCAATGCCTACATTTATTTTTACGGGGACGATCATTCCGATGAACGTTTTCGCCTGGTCAATGACTATCTCAAGGATTTTGACCGCGCCGACCCGGCCTCGGAAATTCCGCTGCTGCCGCCTTTCGATCAGCCGAAAAAATTCACCTACACCTTTGACGCCGGCGAGGATGCCGCCAGCGGCAAAAAAGCCCGCGTCGCGGTGAACTGGCTGCTCACTGAAACCACCGACCGCGAGAAGACGCTGGCGCTGAAAATTTTGACGCATGTTTTGATCGGCACGCCGGCTTCGCCGCTGCACAAGGCACTGATCGATTCCGGTCTCGGCGAGGAGGTCACCGGCGGCCTCGAAAGCGATCTGCGCCAGATGTATTTTTCCGCCGGCTTGATCGGCATCGCGGCGGCCGAGGCGGATAAAGTCGAAGCCTTGATCGACGACACGCTGCGCCGGCTGGCCGAGGACGGCATCGATCCGCAAACCATCGAGGCTTCGCTGAACACGTTTGAATTTCGTCTGCGCGAGAACAACACCGGCTCGTTTCCGCGCGGGCTCTCGTTGATGCTGCGGGCGCTCACCACCTGGCTGTACGACGGCGACCCGCTGGCGCCGTTGACTTTCGAGGCGCCGCTGGAAGCCATCAAAGCCCGCCTTGCTGCGAAGGAGCGGTTTTTCGAGAACATGATTCGCCGGCACTTTTTGCAAAACCGGCATCGCGCCACCGTGATTCTTGCGCCGGATGCCGAGGCGGGAAAACGTGACGAGGCCGCCGAAAAAGAGCGGTTGGCCAAAGCCCGCGCCGCCATGAGCGAGGTGGATTTGCAAAACACCATCCGCAACACGCAGGAATTGAAGCGCCGGCAGATGACGCCCGACCCGCCGGAGGCGCTGGCAACGATTCCGAGGCTGAAATTGAGCGATGTTGACAAATTCAACAAAAAAATTCCGCTCGCGGTGATCGAAAAGAATCAGCACAAAATTCTCTATCACGATCTCTTTACCAACGGCATCTTTTATCTCGACCTTGGTTTCGACCTGCACGCGCTGCCGCAGGAACTGCTGCCCTACCTGCCGCTCTTCAGCCGCTGCTTGACGCAAATCGGCACCGAGAAGGAAAATTTCGTGCAGCTTTTGCAGCGCATCGGCCAAAAAACCGGCGGCATCGGCACGAGCCGCTATATTTCGGCGCTGCCACACGCCGAGGCCTCGACGGCGTGGCTTTTCGTGCGCGCCAAGGCGATGCGGCATCAACTCGATGATCTGCTGGCGATTCTGCGCGACATTTTGCTCACGGTGAAACTCGACGACCGCGAACGATTCCGGCAGATGGTTTTGGAAAAAAAGGCAAGCGTGGAGTCGAGCCTGGTGCCCGGCGGCTCGGGCTTCGTGAGCACGCGGCTGAACGCGCGTTTCAGCGAGGCCGGCTGGCTGGAGGAGCAAATGGGCGGGGTGAGCTATCTTTTCTTTCTGCGGCAACTGGAAAAAGACGTGGAGGCGAATTGGCCGAAGGTGTTGGCGGCGCTGGAGCAGATTCGTCACGCGCTGCTCGCGCGCGAGCGCCTGATTTGCAACGTCACCGTAGACGAGGCCAACTACAAATATTTTGAGCCGAAGTTAACGGCCTTTCTCGAAACGCTGCCGTCCCGGCCGGCGCCTTTGGCGAAATGGACGCCGGCATATCGCCGCGAGTTCGAGGGCTTGACGATTCCGGCGCAGGTGAATTACGTCGGCAAGGCCGCGAATCTTTACAAGCTCGGCTACGAGTTTCACGGCTCGGCGCTGGTGATCAGCAATTATTTGCGGACGACGTGGCTTTGGGAGCGGGTGCGCGTGCAGGGCGGCGCCTACGGCGGTTCTTGCAGTTTCGGCCGGCGCTCGGGCGTGTTGACGTTCACCTCCTATCGCGATCCCAATTTGGTGGCGACGCTGGAAAATTACGACGGCGCGGGCAAATTTTTGCGCGTAGTCGAATTGAGCGACGAGGAACTGACGAAAAGCATCATCGGCACCATTGGCGATTTGGATGCGTACCAACTGCCGGACGCCAAAGGCTACACCTCGATGGCGCGTTATCTCGCCGGCGAAACCGAGGAGGAGCGCCAGCAGTTGCGCGATGAAGTTTTGTCAACAGCGGTGAAAGATTTCCGCCGGTTTGCGGAAGTGTTGGAGCAGGTGAAACAGCACGGCCAGGTGGTGGTGCTGGGCTCGCCACAGGCCATCGCCGCGGCCAATGCCGGGCGCCAGGATTGGCTGAAGGTGACGAAGGTGTTGTGA